The region TAACTAGTTCATTTTTGATAGCTTGTTGAATGTGGTATCCAATCATACCTTGACTCATAGCACCACAAACATCAAAAGGCATTGCTGGTGTTACACTGTCAGCTACTTCGTTTTGTATTACTATTCTACCTACTTGAGGCCCATTACCATGAGCTATTACAACATTGTAATCGCCTTCGATTAAATCAGCAATATGCTCAGTAGTTTTTTCAACTACTTCTAGTTGGGCTTCAGCTGTAGCAGGTTTTCCAGATTCTTGTAGGGCGTTTCCTCCCAATGCTACTACGACTTTTTTCAATTAAAGTCCCTCCTAAAATAAGTAATTTCTGCTTTGTATTATATATGTCTTATTTTCCTAAAGTAGCAACCATAACAGCTTTTATTGTATGCATTCTGTTTTCAGCTTCATCAAATACTACTGAATGTTTACTACTAAATACTTCTTCAGTAACTTCCATTTCTTTTAGACCATATTTTTCATAGATTTCTCTTCCAACTTGAGTTTCTAGGTCATGGAATGCTGGTAAGCAGTGTAAGAATAGAGCTTCTTCGTCTGCCAATTTTAACATATCCATATTTACTTGATATGGTTTTAATAATTTAATTCTTTCTTCGAATTGGTCTTCTTCTCCCATTGATACCCATACGTCAGTATAGATAACGTCTACTCCTTTTACTCCTTCTTCTACTGAATCAGTTATTGTAATTTTTGCATTGTTTTCTGCTGCGATCTTCTTAGCTTCTTCTACTAATCCAGCTTCTGGGAATAATTCTTTTGGAGATACGATTCTCATATCCATACCCATTTTAGCTGCACCTATCATTAATGAGTTAGCCATGTTGTTTCTTCCATCTCCAACATATGCAAACTTAATTCCTTTTAAGTATCCTTTGTGTTCTCTTATAGTTAAGAAGTCAGCTAATATTTGAGTTGGGTGGAATTCGTCAGTAAGTCCATTCCAAACTGGTACTCCTGAATATTCTGCTAAAGCTTCAACTGTTTCATGTTTGAATCCTCTAAATTCGATACCATCAAACATTCTTCCTAATACTTTTGCAGTATCAGCAACGCTTTCTTTCTTTCCTAATTGGATGTCGCCTTTTCCTAAATATTCTGGGTGTGCTCCTTCATCAACAGCTGCAACTGTAAAAGCACATCTTGTTCTTGTTGAAGGTTTTTCAAATATTAATGCAACATTTTTTCCTTCTAAGTTTCTTCCTCTGATTCCTGCATATTTTTGTCTCTTTAGCTCATCAGCTAAGTCTAGTAAGTATTGAATTTCCTTTGGTGTGAAGTCCTTTAATGTTAAAAAGTTTCTTCCTTTTAGATTAAATGCCATAATATACCTCCTAAATTTTTTTATATATTTATTTTGATATATAGAGTATATATACCCTATATATCAAAATATCAACTCATATATTATATAGAGAAATACTCTATATTGTCAAGTTCTAAATACTAATTATAAATCTTCTCTTACAAGAGGCATACTCATACATCTTGGGCCACCTCTACCTCTAACTAATTCTGAACCTTCTATTTCATGTACAATAATTCCATGTTCTTTCAAGATTTTATTTGTAACAAAGTTTCTGTTATATACTATAACTTCTCCTGGAGCAATAGCTAATGTATTTGAACCATCATTCCATTGTTCTCTAGCTGCGTCTACTAAGTCTCCGCCACCGCATCTAATAAGCTCAACTTTATCTTGTTTTAGATATTTTTTAAGTATTTCTTCAAGTACTTGTTCTTCTTTTTCTATTTTTATTTCGCCTTCGCTATCACCCTTAGTTATTGAAAATACAGTTAAAGGTCCTTCTATTTCTGGATGTATTGTAAACTTATCTCTATCGATCATTGTGAATACAGTATCTAAGTGCATGAACGCTCTCTTCTTAGGTATATCAAAAGCTAAAACTGTTTTAAATCCACTATCACTCCATAGTAGTCTCTTTGCAATTCTTTCTACAGCTGCTGCATCTGTTCTTTGAGAAATTCCTATTGCCATTACTTCACTACTAAGAACTAGTTCGTCTCCACCTTCTACAGAATAGCTTTCATTTCTATTATACCATATTGGAACATTTGAATTCTTATAATCTTCATGATGTTCAAAAATATATTTTGCAAATAATGTTTCTCTATTTCTAGTTTCTGTTCTCATATGGTTAATAGTTACACCATTTCCTATTGTAGCAAAAGGATCTCTCGTAAAATATAGATTAGGCATTGGATCTATAATGAATGGATAGTCAGATTCTAACATATCTGCTATTGATCTAGCACTATGGCCTTTTAATTCCGTTTTTCTAACACCACTCATCATCTTATCAACTAGCTTCTTATTGTCAAATTGTGAAAAGTATTCCTTTAATGCTTCCTTATTGCCTTCTCCACTTATATTAGCTTCTTCTAGAAATTCGTCAATCATTTTTTCTCTTACGCTAGCATCTGAAATAGCTTCACTTGCTAAATCTTCTAAGTAAACTACTTCAATACCATTATCTTTAAAAACTTTAGCAAATGCATCGTGTTCAGCTTGAGCAGCTTTTAAATATGGTATATCGTCAAAAAGTAGTCTTTCTAAATAATCTGGAACTAAATTTTCTAGTTCACCACCAGGACGATGTAATAATACTGTTTTTAGTCTTCCAATTTCTGATCTTACATTTATACTTTTACTCATGTAAATCCCCCCTAATTTTTTAGACTGTATTCATTTGAGTAAACGTTTACAAAAGAAATAGCCTAACTAAAGTATAACTTTAATGTTATAGCTCTGTCAAGAAGTTTTTTTATATTAATTCATTCCTTGTATATTTATTCATTTTGTTTAACGTTTTTAGAGATTTGAGTAAAAGTTTTCCCTTTAGTATTATCGTTTTCGATTCATCCTGTTAAAAGACCATATTATAAGTAACATACCAATCATTATGAAAAGATATCCAGTAGTTTTCATTCCTCTTTACCTAATCCTTTCTATCTTAGTATCACATAAAAGTTTTAAAGTAATACATCCTTTTTTATTATAACATATATAAATCAATTTTGTTCACGAAATTATTTAACCTGTATTTTTTTTAAAAAAATGATAAAATAATATATAGAATACTATGATGAGGTGAATCTATGACGGAAAAAATCTATTTAGAAAATCCATATATTCGTGAAATAAGCGCAAGAATAGTAAATAAAAAGTTTATTGACAATAAATTCTTATTAATTCTCAATAGAACCATATTTTATCCAAATTTAGCTGGTGGGCAGCCTAAAGACAAGGGCACAATAAATGGAATCAAAGTAATAGATGTATATGAGGAAAACAATGAAATAATCCATGTTGTATCAGAAAATATAAATACAAATATTGTGCATTTATCTATTGATTGGAATACTAGATTAGATAATATGCAACAACATACTGGTCAACATCTGCTCTCCTCTGTTTTCTACAAATTATATAATGGACAAACAGTTGGTTTTCATATAGGAGAAACTACTTCAACCATTGATGTAACAGTTAAAAATTTTAATAATGAAATGGTTGAAAAGATCGAAACTATAGCAAACAAAATAATATATTCAAATTTCGATATAAAAAGTTACATTATTGACCAAGAAAATATAGAGAACATTCCTTTAATAAAAGATCCTCCTAAAAACGAAAATATCCGTATTGTTGAAATAGATGGCATTGATTATTCTCCATGTTGTGGAACTCACCACAGGAAAACAGGAGAAATAGGAATAATAAAAATAATCAGATGGGATAATTATAAAGACAATACAAGAATAGAATTTGTTTGTGGCAATAGAGCTTTAAAAGATTATTCACAAAAAAATATAGAAATTAATAATGTATCAACTCTACTTTCAAGCAAAAATATAGATGTATTTGAAAAAGTAGAAAAGCTATACTCTCAAAAAGAGTCTCTTGAAAAAGAAAATCGTATTTTAAAAGAAAAGATATTAGAATATA is a window of Anaerosalibacter sp. Marseille-P3206 DNA encoding:
- a CDS encoding alanyl-tRNA editing protein, which encodes MTEKIYLENPYIREISARIVNKKFIDNKFLLILNRTIFYPNLAGGQPKDKGTINGIKVIDVYEENNEIIHVVSENINTNIVHLSIDWNTRLDNMQQHTGQHLLSSVFYKLYNGQTVGFHIGETTSTIDVTVKNFNNEMVEKIETIANKIIYSNFDIKSYIIDQENIENIPLIKDPPKNENIRIVEIDGIDYSPCCGTHHRKTGEIGIIKIIRWDNYKDNTRIEFVCGNRALKDYSQKNIEINNVSTLLSSKNIDVFEKVEKLYSQKESLEKENRILKEKILEYKTKELLDKALIVDDKKYIIKIFDDIDFRELGIIASNFREVNDVICLLGIKANNKGQFLICRSKNININMMDIFKRISNSDIKGGGNSERVQGGCDFDEVESLLNNAFKCIRIEGIK
- the argF gene encoding ornithine carbamoyltransferase — protein: MAFNLKGRNFLTLKDFTPKEIQYLLDLADELKRQKYAGIRGRNLEGKNVALIFEKPSTRTRCAFTVAAVDEGAHPEYLGKGDIQLGKKESVADTAKVLGRMFDGIEFRGFKHETVEALAEYSGVPVWNGLTDEFHPTQILADFLTIREHKGYLKGIKFAYVGDGRNNMANSLMIGAAKMGMDMRIVSPKELFPEAGLVEEAKKIAAENNAKITITDSVEEGVKGVDVIYTDVWVSMGEEDQFEERIKLLKPYQVNMDMLKLADEEALFLHCLPAFHDLETQVGREIYEKYGLKEMEVTEEVFSSKHSVVFDEAENRMHTIKAVMVATLGK
- the arcA gene encoding arginine deiminase, with the protein product MSKSINVRSEIGRLKTVLLHRPGGELENLVPDYLERLLFDDIPYLKAAQAEHDAFAKVFKDNGIEVVYLEDLASEAISDASVREKMIDEFLEEANISGEGNKEALKEYFSQFDNKKLVDKMMSGVRKTELKGHSARSIADMLESDYPFIIDPMPNLYFTRDPFATIGNGVTINHMRTETRNRETLFAKYIFEHHEDYKNSNVPIWYNRNESYSVEGGDELVLSSEVMAIGISQRTDAAAVERIAKRLLWSDSGFKTVLAFDIPKKRAFMHLDTVFTMIDRDKFTIHPEIEGPLTVFSITKGDSEGEIKIEKEEQVLEEILKKYLKQDKVELIRCGGGDLVDAAREQWNDGSNTLAIAPGEVIVYNRNFVTNKILKEHGIIVHEIEGSELVRGRGGPRCMSMPLVREDL